One Sphingomonas endolithica DNA segment encodes these proteins:
- a CDS encoding LysR family transcriptional regulator — protein sequence MDVAGFDLNLLKAFDALYAERHVTRAGHRIGLSQSAMSGALTRLREIFDDELFVRSPTGMHPTPHADDLAGPISAALRLMRGVLQDDSFDPATAVQIVTIAMTDYAAFVLLPPLLARLAVEAPRLDVQVRGIFGKDEVVNLLDSGEANLAISVPVDGSARILTRALLRESFACIARPGHSAFAEGAGLEAFAGAPHLLVSPEGDRAGLVDRKLAALGLERRVVLSLPQFLVAPFVVAETNLIATLASRVARRFAAANLGIVVHEPPIALSDWPLAMMWHRRVDDHPATVWLRDCIAGIAATV from the coding sequence ATGGATGTAGCCGGCTTTGATCTGAACCTGTTGAAGGCATTCGACGCGCTTTATGCCGAGCGCCACGTCACCCGCGCAGGCCATCGCATCGGACTGAGCCAGTCGGCAATGAGCGGTGCGCTGACCCGGCTTCGAGAGATTTTCGACGACGAGCTGTTCGTACGGTCGCCGACAGGCATGCATCCGACGCCGCATGCTGATGACCTGGCCGGCCCGATCTCGGCTGCGCTCCGCCTCATGCGCGGCGTCCTGCAGGATGATAGCTTCGATCCTGCGACGGCCGTTCAAATCGTCACAATCGCGATGACTGACTATGCCGCATTCGTCTTGTTGCCGCCGCTGCTGGCAAGGCTCGCGGTCGAGGCTCCTCGCCTCGATGTGCAGGTGCGCGGCATCTTCGGCAAAGATGAAGTCGTCAACCTTCTCGACAGTGGCGAGGCCAACCTGGCGATCAGCGTCCCCGTCGACGGCTCGGCGCGCATCCTCACGCGCGCCCTGCTTCGGGAAAGCTTCGCGTGCATCGCGCGGCCTGGTCACTCGGCCTTTGCGGAGGGCGCCGGCCTCGAGGCATTCGCGGGTGCTCCTCATCTGCTGGTGTCGCCCGAGGGCGATCGCGCCGGGCTGGTCGACCGCAAGCTTGCCGCACTGGGGCTGGAGCGCCGCGTCGTCCTTAGCCTGCCCCAGTTCCTGGTCGCGCCATTTGTGGTCGCAGAAACCAACCTCATCGCAACGCTGGCCTCCCGCGTCGCGCGGCGGTTCGCTGCGGCCAATCTCGGCATTGTCGTACATGAGCCACCGATCGCGCTGTCCGACTGGCCGCTGGCAATGATGTGGCATCGCCGGGTGGACGATCACCCCGCCACGGTCTGGCTGCGCGACTGCATCGCCGGGATCGCTGCCACGGTCTGA
- a CDS encoding NAD-dependent epimerase/dehydratase family protein, producing the protein MRVLVTGATGLIGGAVARRLAAAGHDVAGLARSDASAAKLADMGYQAIHGDLENTASIADAVRGVDAVVHAASPNDQNSAAYDETATRAMIGALRGTSKRFLYTSGCFLYGATGDTPATEDSPLKPLELVRFRQALEAEILGAAAEGVHAIIVRPAWVYGGHAWTTMMMYRSAQEHGAARYVGNGQNRWTCVHADDLADLYLLALEKAPAASIFNGAHGAAIPLIEIARAASDGAGTEGRVAAWPLEEARQALGSFADAIACDQRVSGELAERELGWRPHRHSIVDELRSYGVAAA; encoded by the coding sequence ATGCGGGTATTGGTAACTGGTGCAACGGGATTGATCGGCGGCGCGGTCGCACGCCGGCTGGCAGCGGCGGGGCATGACGTCGCGGGGCTTGCGCGTTCGGACGCGAGTGCGGCCAAGCTCGCCGACATGGGCTATCAGGCGATCCACGGCGACCTGGAAAATACGGCAAGCATTGCCGACGCGGTCCGGGGTGTCGACGCGGTCGTTCACGCCGCGTCGCCCAATGATCAGAACAGCGCGGCTTATGACGAAACGGCAACCCGCGCGATGATCGGTGCGCTGCGCGGCACGTCCAAGCGCTTTCTCTATACCAGCGGCTGTTTCCTATATGGCGCCACCGGCGACACGCCCGCCACCGAGGACAGCCCGCTGAAACCGCTCGAACTGGTGCGCTTTCGTCAGGCGCTCGAAGCGGAGATCCTAGGCGCCGCCGCCGAGGGCGTTCACGCGATCATCGTCCGTCCGGCCTGGGTCTATGGCGGCCACGCCTGGACCACGATGATGATGTACCGCTCCGCTCAGGAGCATGGTGCTGCGCGGTACGTCGGCAATGGGCAGAACCGCTGGACGTGCGTGCATGCCGATGATCTCGCCGACCTTTATTTGCTGGCACTCGAAAAGGCGCCGGCAGCCTCGATCTTCAACGGCGCACACGGTGCGGCTATCCCGCTGATCGAGATCGCGCGCGCCGCGAGCGACGGCGCGGGCACCGAGGGCCGGGTGGCGGCATGGCCGCTGGAGGAGGCACGCCAGGCGCTCGGGAGCTTCGCGGACGCGATCGCCTGCGATCAGCGGGTTTCGGGCGAACTGGCCGAACGTGAGCTTGGCTGGCGCCCGCACCGGCACTCGATTGTCGACGAACTGCGCTCCTACGGTGTGGCAGCCGCCTAG
- a CDS encoding DoxX family protein, with product MLHSIAVWLLVAAFVGAGLFNAIGTRATQDDFARWGYPRWWCRVTGAIEIVAAALIAFPAGRNIGMAVGAVIITVAVVTILRRREFSHTAPLGIFAALLVLAAATS from the coding sequence ATGCTGCACAGTATCGCTGTCTGGTTGCTCGTTGCCGCCTTTGTCGGCGCAGGGCTGTTCAATGCGATCGGTACGCGCGCCACGCAGGATGACTTCGCCCGGTGGGGATACCCGCGTTGGTGGTGTCGCGTGACCGGAGCCATCGAAATCGTGGCTGCGGCGCTGATCGCTTTTCCCGCCGGCCGGAACATCGGAATGGCGGTCGGCGCCGTGATCATTACTGTTGCCGTCGTCACGATCCTGCGTCGCCGCGAGTTCTCGCATACAGCACCGCTCGGCATCTTTGCGGCGTTGCTCGTGCTTGCGGCGGCAACGTCCTGA
- a CDS encoding family 1 glycosylhydrolase has translation MDQMQLWGGPECTVNRIGDAFQDQFRLSGHHDRLEDIDLFADLGLNAIRYPVSWERLAPDHPGVYDWRWIDSRLDRLRARGLNVVAGLVHHGNGPHYTNLLDPDFPAGLGRFAGDVARRYPWIEDWTPVNEPVTTARFSALYGFWYPHRRDEGAFWQALLNQIDGTRLAMREIRRITPGARLVQTDDLGRTYATAPLSDQAGFDNQRRWASWDLLFGRIVPGHPLYDHIGAFGLTDRMKAIADDPCPPDIVGINHYLTSDRLLDHRFHAYPEHSRGGNDRLPYADVEAVRVLEPGPAGLAGALRETWDRYAAPIAITEVHNGCTREEQMRWMAEAWDTALAARAEGIQVDAVTSWALLGSYGWDTLLTRPGQYEPGVFDLRSGAPRATAMTGLLKALAAGGPRHPVCAQPGWWRRDFRLVHAPLSRAAPIRQHAMQRQDDSGRPLLITGATGTLGRAFQRACIARGITAVLTDRAALSLDDPTGIAATLAAHDPWAVVNAAGWVRVDDAEADEEACHAANAVGAINLAKACSDRGIKCLAFSSDLVFDGIAGRAYREEDVPAPLNAYGRSKAAMERGIQALADGHLIIRTAAFFSHADSHNFAAAVHARLSQGLSVDAVQDEVVSPTFVPHLVDACLDLLIDGQDGIVHLSGDEGLSWAEFARRIADACGLDDRLVKAVAGAGLNRPAARPRSVALESRLGRLVPPLSVAIADFARHKLLELEHSSRLEVRSA, from the coding sequence ATGGACCAAATGCAGCTGTGGGGCGGCCCGGAATGCACGGTCAACCGCATCGGCGACGCCTTTCAGGACCAGTTCCGGCTCAGCGGCCACCATGATCGGCTCGAGGATATCGACCTGTTTGCCGATCTGGGGCTTAACGCGATCCGCTATCCCGTCTCCTGGGAGCGATTGGCGCCGGATCATCCCGGCGTCTACGACTGGCGCTGGATCGACAGCCGGCTCGATCGGTTGCGCGCACGTGGCCTCAATGTCGTGGCCGGCTTGGTCCATCACGGTAACGGCCCCCACTATACAAACCTGCTCGATCCGGATTTCCCCGCGGGGCTGGGGCGCTTCGCCGGCGACGTCGCCCGCCGTTACCCCTGGATCGAGGATTGGACGCCGGTCAACGAGCCGGTCACGACGGCGCGGTTCTCGGCATTATACGGTTTCTGGTATCCGCATCGGCGCGATGAAGGTGCGTTCTGGCAGGCATTGCTCAACCAGATCGACGGCACCCGGCTGGCCATGCGCGAGATCAGGCGGATCACGCCAGGCGCGCGGCTGGTGCAGACCGACGATCTCGGCCGGACCTACGCCACTGCGCCGCTTTCCGATCAGGCCGGCTTCGACAATCAGCGTCGCTGGGCGAGCTGGGATCTGCTGTTTGGTCGGATCGTGCCGGGCCATCCGCTCTACGATCATATCGGCGCGTTCGGCCTGACCGACCGGATGAAGGCGATCGCCGACGATCCGTGCCCGCCTGACATCGTCGGGATCAACCATTACCTCACCAGCGATCGCCTGCTCGATCACCGCTTCCACGCCTATCCTGAACATAGCCGCGGCGGCAACGATCGCTTGCCCTATGCCGATGTCGAGGCGGTCCGCGTTTTGGAGCCGGGACCGGCTGGGCTCGCTGGGGCGCTCCGCGAAACCTGGGATCGCTACGCGGCACCAATCGCGATCACCGAAGTGCATAATGGCTGCACGCGCGAAGAGCAGATGCGCTGGATGGCCGAAGCCTGGGACACGGCGCTGGCTGCACGCGCGGAAGGCATCCAAGTCGATGCGGTGACGAGTTGGGCGTTGCTCGGCAGTTATGGCTGGGACACGCTGCTGACGCGGCCGGGCCAATATGAGCCGGGCGTGTTCGATCTGCGCAGCGGCGCCCCGCGCGCGACCGCGATGACCGGACTGCTAAAGGCGCTGGCCGCCGGCGGACCCAGGCATCCGGTTTGTGCGCAACCGGGATGGTGGCGGCGCGACTTCCGCCTGGTGCACGCGCCCCTGTCACGCGCGGCGCCGATCCGGCAGCATGCGATGCAGCGGCAGGACGATAGCGGCCGGCCGCTGCTGATCACCGGTGCCACGGGAACGCTGGGGCGGGCGTTCCAGCGCGCCTGCATCGCCCGCGGTATCACGGCGGTGCTCACCGATCGCGCGGCGCTGTCGCTCGACGATCCTACGGGCATCGCCGCGACCTTGGCGGCACACGATCCCTGGGCGGTGGTCAACGCGGCCGGCTGGGTCCGCGTCGACGATGCTGAAGCCGATGAAGAGGCATGCCACGCCGCCAACGCGGTCGGCGCGATCAACCTGGCGAAGGCGTGTAGCGACCGCGGCATCAAGTGCCTCGCTTTCTCCAGCGACCTGGTGTTCGACGGTATCGCGGGCCGCGCCTATCGCGAGGAGGATGTGCCCGCACCGCTCAACGCTTATGGGCGCAGCAAGGCAGCGATGGAGCGCGGCATTCAGGCGCTGGCCGACGGCCACCTGATCATCCGCACCGCCGCCTTCTTCTCGCACGCCGACTCGCATAATTTCGCCGCCGCCGTGCATGCGCGCCTGTCGCAAGGCCTGTCCGTCGACGCGGTCCAGGATGAAGTCGTTTCGCCGACCTTCGTTCCCCACCTCGTCGATGCCTGCTTGGATCTGCTGATCGACGGACAGGATGGCATCGTCCACCTCAGCGGCGACGAGGGCCTCTCCTGGGCCGAGTTCGCGCGCAGGATCGCCGATGCCTGCGGGCTGGATGATCGCCTCGTCAAGGCGGTCGCGGGCGCCGGGTTGAACCGCCCTGCGGCCAGGCCACGCTCGGTGGCGCTGGAGAGTCGTTTGGGCCGCCTGGTTCCCCCGCTCAGCGTCGCCATTGCCGATTTTGCTCGCCACAAGCTGTTGGAACTGGAGCACAGTTCCCGTCTTGAGGTCAGAAGTGCGTAG
- a CDS encoding NAD(P)-binding protein, translated as MAEARRTPGVTFAGDREDNAHASARSPAVQPFVSPDDWPAGSPEGDNVMIVGAGFAGAVMAERLARGSNKRVLVIDRRPHIAGNAYDHHHDAGILIHR; from the coding sequence ATGGCGGAAGCAAGACGAACGCCTGGTGTCACCTTCGCCGGGGACCGGGAAGACAATGCGCACGCGAGCGCCCGGTCGCCCGCTGTGCAGCCGTTCGTCTCACCCGACGATTGGCCAGCGGGCTCGCCAGAAGGCGACAATGTGATGATCGTAGGCGCCGGCTTTGCCGGTGCAGTCATGGCCGAGCGGCTGGCGCGTGGCTCGAACAAGCGGGTGTTGGTGATCGACCGCCGCCCTCACATCGCCGGCAACGCCTATGATCATCACCACGACGCCGGGATCCTGATCCACCGCTAA
- a CDS encoding MucR family transcriptional regulator, which produces MPEDTSLNAVELATEVTIAWLGNNNNRVSAEEVPAFLRLVHATVTELASGTDAASAPSEEAAPEEFTPAVTARKSLASKDHIISMIDGKPYRTLRRHLSTHGLTPEQYRERYNLKADYPMVAESYSEQRRAMAHKIGLGQRGRTARAEANEGGGEKAKRAPRAPKTA; this is translated from the coding sequence ATGCCTGAAGACACATCATTGAACGCCGTTGAACTGGCGACCGAAGTCACCATCGCGTGGCTGGGCAACAATAACAATCGCGTTTCGGCCGAGGAGGTTCCCGCCTTCCTGCGCCTGGTGCACGCAACGGTGACGGAACTTGCCAGCGGTACGGATGCAGCATCTGCGCCGAGCGAGGAAGCGGCGCCGGAAGAGTTCACGCCGGCGGTGACCGCGCGCAAGTCGCTGGCGTCGAAGGATCACATCATCTCGATGATCGACGGCAAGCCTTACCGGACGCTGCGTCGCCATCTGTCCACGCACGGCCTGACCCCCGAGCAGTATCGCGAGCGCTACAATCTGAAGGCCGACTATCCGATGGTCGCCGAGAGCTATTCGGAACAGCGCCGCGCGATGGCGCACAAGATCGGCCTTGGCCAGCGCGGTCGTACCGCCCGGGCCGAAGCCAATGAAGGCGGCGGCGAAAAGGCTAAGCGCGCACCGCGTGCGCCCAAGACCGCCTGA
- a CDS encoding Gfo/Idh/MocA family protein, with the protein MKPRIGFLGTGWIGRHRMAAMLATGAIEAAAICDPSPQGLADAAALAPDAVAVESLEAMLALNLDGIVIATPSALHAAQSIQVLEAGAAVFCQKPLGRNAAETAGVVAAARAADRLLAVDLSYRQTNGMQRIKDLVRSNAIGKLFAIDLVFHNAYGPDKPWFYDRALSGGGCVIDLGVHLIDLALWLADEGAVSKVSANLFAAGDRLAPGADKVEDYASAQFLIGDVDVRLACSWRLHAGRAAVIAASFYGSEGGASLNNIDGSFYDFRAERFTGTGTAEVANDHEEWGGRAAADWAMRLAAGERFDPAADDLVRVAEIVDSIYAGGQA; encoded by the coding sequence GTGAAGCCGCGCATCGGTTTCCTTGGCACTGGCTGGATCGGGCGCCACCGCATGGCCGCGATGCTGGCGACCGGCGCGATCGAGGCAGCGGCGATCTGCGATCCCTCGCCGCAGGGCCTGGCCGATGCGGCAGCGCTGGCACCCGATGCAGTCGCCGTGGAGTCGCTGGAGGCGATGCTGGCGCTGAACCTCGACGGTATCGTCATCGCTACGCCCAGCGCGCTGCATGCCGCGCAATCCATCCAGGTGCTGGAGGCAGGGGCGGCCGTGTTCTGCCAGAAACCACTCGGCCGCAACGCTGCCGAAACCGCTGGGGTAGTGGCGGCAGCGCGCGCGGCCGACCGGTTGCTCGCAGTCGATCTGTCGTACCGGCAAACGAACGGCATGCAGCGGATCAAGGATCTCGTCCGCTCGAACGCGATCGGCAAGCTGTTCGCGATCGATCTGGTATTCCACAACGCTTACGGGCCGGACAAACCATGGTTCTACGATCGCGCGCTGTCCGGTGGCGGCTGCGTGATCGATCTCGGCGTGCACCTGATCGATCTGGCATTGTGGCTGGCGGACGAAGGCGCGGTGTCGAAGGTCTCGGCCAATCTGTTCGCGGCTGGTGACAGGCTGGCACCCGGCGCGGACAAGGTCGAGGATTATGCCAGCGCACAGTTCCTGATCGGCGATGTCGATGTCAGGCTCGCCTGTTCGTGGCGGCTGCACGCTGGCCGCGCTGCGGTGATCGCGGCCTCCTTCTACGGCAGCGAAGGTGGCGCCAGCCTCAACAATATTGACGGGTCGTTCTACGATTTTCGTGCCGAGCGCTTCACTGGCACTGGTACTGCGGAAGTGGCGAACGATCACGAGGAATGGGGCGGCCGCGCGGCGGCCGATTGGGCCATGCGCTTGGCGGCGGGGGAGCGCTTCGATCCCGCGGCCGATGATCTGGTCCGGGTCGCCGAGATCGTCGACAGTATCTATGCCGGTGGGCAAGCCTGA
- a CDS encoding MDR/zinc-dependent alcohol dehydrogenase-like family protein codes for MSEMQAAILAAPGTIRIDRVAVPTAGAGEVLVKLEGCGVCASSLEPWAGNEWIHYPGDAGGLGHEGWGVIEALGPDVADLAVGDRVAALSYKSFAEYDVARADAVVRLPASLAGQPFPGEPLGCAMNIFRRSDITAGQTVAIVGIGFLGAVLTRLATDAGARIIAISRRESSLALAREYGAAETIAMNDHYAIIEQVKALTGGTLCDRVIEAVGKQWPLDLAGELVREGGKLIVAGYHQDGPRQVNMQMWNWKGIDVINAHERDPAVALRGMREAVDAVASGRIDPRPLYTHRFPLDQLGAALDGTRDKPDDMVKALVLFP; via the coding sequence ATGAGCGAGATGCAGGCGGCGATCCTGGCAGCCCCCGGCACGATCCGCATCGACCGGGTTGCGGTGCCGACAGCGGGGGCGGGCGAGGTGCTGGTCAAATTGGAAGGTTGCGGCGTATGCGCCTCGAGCCTGGAGCCATGGGCCGGCAACGAATGGATCCACTATCCCGGCGACGCGGGCGGGCTCGGCCATGAAGGCTGGGGCGTGATCGAAGCGCTGGGCCCCGATGTTGCCGACCTCGCGGTGGGCGACCGGGTCGCGGCGCTGTCTTACAAGAGCTTCGCCGAATACGATGTCGCGCGGGCGGATGCCGTCGTGCGGCTGCCCGCCTCTCTTGCCGGGCAGCCGTTTCCGGGCGAGCCGCTCGGTTGCGCGATGAACATCTTCCGCCGCAGCGACATCACCGCCGGCCAGACCGTGGCGATCGTCGGGATCGGCTTCCTAGGCGCGGTGCTGACCAGGCTCGCCACCGATGCCGGCGCGCGCATCATCGCCATCTCGCGGCGGGAATCGTCGCTGGCGCTCGCGCGCGAGTATGGCGCTGCCGAGACGATCGCGATGAACGATCACTACGCGATCATCGAGCAGGTCAAGGCGCTCACCGGCGGCACCTTGTGCGACCGCGTGATCGAGGCGGTGGGCAAGCAATGGCCGCTCGACCTCGCCGGTGAACTCGTGCGCGAAGGCGGCAAGCTGATCGTGGCCGGCTATCATCAGGACGGGCCGCGCCAGGTAAACATGCAGATGTGGAACTGGAAGGGCATCGATGTGATCAACGCGCACGAGCGTGATCCGGCGGTCGCGCTGCGCGGCATGCGCGAGGCGGTGGATGCGGTGGCAAGCGGGCGGATCGACCCGCGACCGCTCTACACGCATCGCTTCCCGCTCGACCAACTCGGCGCTGCCTTGGACGGGACGCGCGACAAGCCGGACGACATGGTCAAGGCATTGGTGCTGTTCCCGTGA
- a CDS encoding glycosyl hydrolase, with protein MIEAAMIWNEPNNKSHWDPEHDPDWAIYADTVIRAGNAIHAMNPDVTRVLGGMSPIDPSWLQRMERHGALEAVDAVAVHGFPLDWNLWPIHAWPDKIAEIEAVTDKPVWVTEVGVGSFGAEEVQVFGINRTAELLIGRVPRIFWYSLYDLPMAWGAETRHREAEGSSYYRHFYMGLIREDGTPKPSLDDYAKVASEMGLMQWFHFEDPRLDDAVAWMKRLGTKKLRTGLSWADSFRPNATDWFDRQMEALAEFDTTVTFCFTPEHLGVAPHHTSPARDPQGFADFSAWMIDRYAPAVAPSVSVSA; from the coding sequence ATGATCGAAGCGGCGATGATCTGGAACGAGCCCAACAACAAGTCGCATTGGGACCCCGAGCACGACCCGGACTGGGCGATCTATGCCGACACGGTGATCCGCGCCGGCAACGCGATCCACGCGATGAACCCGGATGTGACGCGCGTGCTGGGCGGCATGTCGCCGATCGACCCGTCATGGCTGCAGCGGATGGAACGGCACGGTGCGCTGGAGGCGGTCGACGCCGTGGCGGTGCATGGCTTCCCGCTCGACTGGAACCTGTGGCCGATCCATGCCTGGCCGGACAAGATCGCCGAGATCGAGGCTGTGACCGACAAGCCGGTATGGGTTACCGAAGTCGGCGTCGGGTCGTTCGGCGCCGAGGAGGTGCAGGTCTTCGGGATCAACCGCACGGCCGAACTGCTGATCGGCCGCGTGCCGCGGATCTTCTGGTATTCGCTGTACGACCTGCCGATGGCCTGGGGCGCGGAAACCCGTCATCGCGAGGCGGAGGGCTCCAGCTATTATCGCCATTTCTACATGGGCCTGATCCGCGAGGACGGCACCCCCAAGCCGTCGCTCGACGATTATGCCAAGGTGGCCAGCGAGATGGGCCTGATGCAATGGTTCCATTTCGAGGATCCCCGGCTCGACGATGCGGTGGCGTGGATGAAGCGGCTCGGCACCAAGAAGCTGCGCACCGGCCTGTCCTGGGCGGACAGCTTCCGCCCCAATGCGACCGACTGGTTCGACCGGCAGATGGAGGCACTGGCCGAGTTCGATACTACCGTCACGTTCTGCTTCACCCCTGAGCATCTCGGTGTCGCGCCGCACCACACCAGCCCGGCGCGCGATCCTCAGGGCTTTGCCGATTTCTCCGCCTGGATGATCGATCGCTATGCGCCAGCAGTGGCGCCTTCCGTCTCGGTGAGCGCATGA
- a CDS encoding TIGR04290 family methyltransferase yields the protein MNALDDPRATLEAEVEALAPWFQNIDLGNGLWTAPDHFLGDYPGFKYRRFAQALPADLTGKSVLDIGCNAGFYSVEMKRRGASRVLGIDSDDRYLAQARLAATALGFDDIEFRNLSVYDVGALGEKFDLVIFMGVLYHLRHPLLALDLIREHVAGDMMLFQTMQQGSKEVTSVPEDHPFHVPGTNRPPAYFDEPGYPKMHFIERKFADDWTNWWAPNKAGSQAMLRAAGFVIEAQPEEEVYLCRVAPVPFEGWGGSMTVYPAKGPAA from the coding sequence ATGAATGCTCTAGACGATCCCCGCGCGACCCTGGAGGCCGAGGTGGAGGCGCTCGCGCCATGGTTCCAGAACATCGACTTGGGTAATGGTCTGTGGACGGCGCCGGATCATTTCCTCGGCGACTATCCCGGCTTCAAATATCGCCGCTTCGCGCAAGCATTGCCGGCCGATCTCACGGGCAAGAGCGTGCTCGATATCGGCTGCAACGCCGGCTTCTATTCCGTCGAGATGAAGCGGCGTGGTGCAAGCCGCGTGCTCGGCATCGACAGCGACGATCGCTATCTGGCGCAGGCGCGCCTGGCCGCCACGGCGCTCGGCTTCGACGATATCGAATTTCGCAATCTGTCGGTCTACGATGTCGGGGCGTTGGGCGAGAAGTTCGACCTCGTGATCTTCATGGGCGTGCTCTATCACCTGCGTCATCCGTTGCTTGCGCTCGATCTGATCCGCGAACATGTCGCTGGCGACATGATGCTGTTCCAGACGATGCAGCAGGGATCGAAGGAGGTTACTTCGGTGCCCGAGGATCACCCGTTTCATGTGCCCGGCACCAACCGCCCGCCTGCCTATTTCGACGAGCCCGGCTATCCCAAGATGCATTTCATCGAGCGCAAGTTCGCGGATGACTGGACCAATTGGTGGGCGCCGAACAAGGCCGGGTCGCAGGCGATGCTGCGCGCCGCCGGATTCGTAATCGAGGCGCAACCCGAAGAAGAAGTGTATCTCTGCCGCGTCGCGCCCGTGCCTTTCGAGGGCTGGGGCGGATCGATGACGGTATACCCTGCGAAAGGACCTGCTGCATGA
- a CDS encoding histidine phosphatase family protein translates to MTGIIVLIRHAAHADLGQILSGRTPGIPLSDDGRRQAAALAEHMAGQDLAAVHTSPVQRARETADAIRSVRDVPCVTVDALQEIDFGAWTGRSFAELDGRPDWTDWNRDRGSARAADGETMAEAQARIVHHIEQVARDHAGETVAMVSHCDLIRAAIAHYLGLPLACLLNFDVDPASFSRLAVGDWGGRVLSINETAS, encoded by the coding sequence TTGACGGGTATCATCGTCCTGATCCGCCACGCCGCGCATGCCGATCTCGGTCAGATCCTGTCGGGTCGTACGCCGGGCATACCGCTCAGCGATGACGGTCGCAGGCAAGCGGCGGCGCTTGCCGAGCACATGGCCGGTCAGGACCTTGCCGCGGTCCATACCAGCCCGGTGCAACGCGCGCGCGAAACCGCCGACGCGATCCGTTCGGTGCGTGATGTACCCTGCGTCACCGTGGATGCGCTGCAGGAGATCGACTTTGGCGCCTGGACCGGCCGCAGCTTCGCCGAGCTTGATGGTCGGCCGGACTGGACGGACTGGAACCGCGATCGGGGGTCGGCGCGGGCCGCCGATGGCGAGACGATGGCCGAAGCACAAGCGAGGATCGTCCACCACATCGAGCAAGTCGCACGCGATCATGCCGGTGAGACGGTCGCCATGGTCAGCCACTGCGACCTGATCCGCGCCGCGATCGCGCATTATCTCGGCTTGCCGCTTGCTTGCCTGCTGAACTTCGACGTCGATCCTGCCTCCTTCAGCCGTTTGGCGGTCGGCGACTGGGGCGGGCGTGTCCTGTCAATCAACGAGACTGCATCATGA
- a CDS encoding NAD-dependent epimerase/dehydratase family protein has translation MSETVLVTGGAGFIGRFVCDELLSRGNTVRVLDALIPQVHGDAGRPAALNADVELIQADVRDGDAVARALRGVDSVVHLAAEVGVGQSMYEVERYTSVNDVGTAVLFEKLIDQPVRRVVTASSMSIYGEGLYRDADGGFVENAERGNVRDGQQQWDPLDAQGRPLTAVATPEWKRPNLASIYALNKFVQERTTHIMSSPYGIEGVCLRLFNVYGPGQALSNPYTGVLAIFASRFLNGQVPMIFEDGEQRRDFVHVTDVARAFADALVLPQAAGQTFNIGSGQDRSVTQVARALAQAMGKNDLQPEIVGKTRIGDIRHCFCDTSLAAEKLGFTARQDFVAGLAELAEWVQQQTAEDNVAKARAELEARGLVA, from the coding sequence ATGAGCGAGACTGTCCTGGTCACCGGCGGAGCCGGCTTCATCGGGCGCTTCGTGTGCGACGAACTGCTCAGCCGCGGCAACACGGTGCGCGTGCTCGACGCCTTGATCCCGCAGGTTCACGGCGATGCCGGCCGCCCCGCTGCGCTGAACGCCGATGTCGAACTGATCCAGGCCGACGTGCGTGATGGCGATGCGGTCGCCCGCGCGCTGCGGGGCGTCGACAGCGTCGTGCATCTCGCCGCGGAAGTCGGCGTCGGCCAGTCGATGTACGAAGTCGAGCGCTACACGTCGGTCAACGATGTCGGCACCGCCGTGTTGTTCGAGAAACTGATCGACCAGCCGGTGCGCCGCGTCGTTACCGCATCGTCGATGAGCATCTATGGCGAAGGGCTGTACCGCGACGCGGACGGCGGGTTCGTCGAGAATGCCGAACGTGGGAACGTGCGCGACGGACAGCAGCAATGGGATCCGCTCGACGCGCAGGGCCGCCCGCTGACCGCGGTCGCGACGCCGGAATGGAAGCGCCCGAACCTCGCCTCGATCTACGCGCTCAACAAGTTCGTGCAGGAACGCACCACGCACATCATGTCGTCGCCATACGGGATCGAGGGCGTGTGCCTACGGCTGTTCAACGTCTATGGCCCAGGCCAGGCGCTCTCCAATCCCTATACCGGCGTGCTGGCGATCTTTGCCTCGCGCTTCCTGAACGGCCAGGTGCCGATGATCTTCGAGGATGGCGAGCAGCGCCGCGATTTCGTGCACGTGACTGACGTCGCGCGCGCCTTTGCCGATGCGCTCGTGCTCCCGCAGGCGGCCGGGCAGACGTTCAACATCGGTTCCGGCCAGGATCGCTCGGTGACGCAAGTTGCCCGAGCGCTGGCGCAGGCAATGGGCAAGAACGACCTGCAGCCCGAGATCGTCGGCAAGACCCGGATCGGCGATATCCGCCATTGCTTCTGCGACACGTCGCTTGCCGCCGAGAAGCTCGGCTTCACCGCGCGGCAGGATTTCGTCGCCGGGCTCGCCGAACTGGCGGAATGGGTGCAGCAACAGACCGCCGAGGATAACGTCGCAAAGGCGCGTGCCGAGCTCGAAGCGCGCGGGCTGGTCGCGTGA